The following nucleotide sequence is from Coffea eugenioides isolate CCC68of chromosome 10, Ceug_1.0, whole genome shotgun sequence.
tttttatatttatatttataaatatattttaaatagaaaattaatatttatatatgaatatatatatggTGGATGGGTATGTGGGATAAGCATTCGAACGAGGAAGAAAAAagatatgaaaagaaaaaagaaattaaaggtaAAAAATTGATTATTAAATTTGATACCCATTCCTTACAAATATTTACCAAGCACCCCCATTTGTAATCATACCTTTGTCCAAAACCCATACTATTAAGTTTTTTTGTATGATTCCAATTACAATTCCAATTCCTAAGCTTGAACCAAGTGCCCCCTgaagtttgaaatttgaattatgaaaaataaatgctgaaagtattaatttattgaattgATTAAATTATATTTGTTTGATAAGTAATCGAATTATATTGCTGAATTGAAATATAGTagaaataatatttttttatctttaaaaagatttcctttatttgtgcatctagagagaaagaaaagtatgtatgtgtgtgtttgagagaaatagaaaataatGAAACAATTTAGAGGTGGTGTTTAAATGTGAATATTGCGTAGGAGAGTGTATATTTGCATACGTGCACGCACGTGAACAGAAAGAGAACATATGTATTTTTTGCAAGAACATATATGAGAATGTGTTATATGTACGAGAGTTATAGTGTGTGCAGCCAATTCCAAAAATTCAGTGAAAATTTTTCACTAAAAAATTTGTAAGTGCTTAATATATTAAGTGGTAAGACATTTCTATTATCAAACATActgaattcaaaaaattttaaatgaatTAATTTTTAGCATTAAGTAGAGTTATCAAACTAGCGCTAAATACAAAGAGTCAGCAACTAAACTACTATATAATTGACCGCCAGTTAAAACAACTATACGGCAGCCCAAGTTCCATAATTAGTTCCCAATTATCTTTGGACAATGGAACTTTACTGAATCCTGCTGCTACAACATCTCGAACAGCAGAGAGAGTTGAATTGAATGCAAAAATAGCTACAGCAGCCATAGAGGTTTGGCGAAATGCAGCTTGGTTCCTAGCCCTCTATAGATGATAGTAAATTGCAGCACTGAAAACCAGCCTCTTCGGATGTCTCGAAACTTTTTTCCTACTCCAAGcttaaatatacataaaaaacTACTCGCAAGTCACATCTCAATTGAGAGGCCGGCAATTAAATGCTTAATAAATTTTCTATTTCCATTGACCTTACCTACTATTAATAGAAATGAACACGGTAAATTTCAGGATAAGCGTGAAAATTACAAGACAAGAAGCAGTAATTAACACTATCAACTAACAAATGTGACTTTCTATTATGTACCATTCACTTACAATTTAGATTTGTAGGTCCCTGTATAGTTTATGCATTTAAATATCTGTAGGTTTGGTTTTCTTCTTCCGGGCTTTCGCTTCTTTGGCTTTTGCAGATTCCTTGGCTTCATCAATTATTTTTAGTGGAATAGTATATTATTTGTAAATGCTTTAATTAACCAAGTGTCTTAGGCCAAACCCTTTCAACGAAATTTCCAACAAGATGAGCATCTTTATCCACGGCTTCGCCCACCTTTTCAATAGAAATCACAACATTTCTCAGTTTTTGGCTTTCTGGAAGTTGGTCAATTATTTGGTTTGCCACTTTTTCCACTGCTTCTGCTGTCTTTTCTACCCGTCTCCACAGCTCTTTCAACTTTGTATGTTAAttagttttttcttttgacaGAAAAGATCATTCCATTTAAATAAATCTGTATTAAATGGCAGAAAATAGTGCAAACAAACATGACATAGATACATATAGATCTGAAATTAACAGATATAATAgatctaaaaaaataatataaataaaaatgacATTGATGCTCCTATATATCTCCCATCTGGATGAATCATTGTAACCCAATACATCAGTGCACGTCTGCTGATAATCAGATCTGATTAAAATTGATTCAAGTTTAAAGAGAAATTTAGATCTGACAATAATAGAGAAATTGCAGATCTGAGAAACTAGAATATAAATTTAAAAGTCTCAAATTTCACAAAGATAAAAACCTAAAAAACTCTCACAAGAAAAAATCTAAGAAGAGAATAAAACTCTCGCTAGAACAATTTAGGAGAGAAGAAACTCTCACTAGGAGATCTTAGGAGAAAAGAATCTCTTATTAGGAAATTTTATGGgagaatttattcaaataaGATAAACTAAAAACTATAAAATGTACTTCCTCCCATGGGAAAAAACTAGATTTGGTCTCTCTCCCATGGGAGAGATGAAAAAGACCTTGATTTGAAAAGTTCAACAGAGAAGGAAGAGAAACTTCCTTCCAATTAAGCACATAAGTTCATGAGTTTCTCAAATCTCATACGGAGTATCACTAAAAAAGTAGCATGTACATGTAATTATAGGTGGCAAACCAACTCACTtaattaaatttacccatacccaCCCATGAATAGAGGCTAATTTCTTAGattatatgtaaaaaaaaaaaaacttcgcACAAATGTACGCCTGACAGACTCTGTTTCTAATTCTATACCGGCAGCAAAATAAATTGTCAGAGCCCTCAGCCCCTCTGCAACAAGTTCAGTGCACTAAGCggcccacctttttttttttaataacccTGTCCCCATCCGTGTTGACTGGACACGGCTGGGGACACcaagtccaaaaaaaaaaaaggcgctTTGTCAGCCTTTGTCCGACGTACCCCCAACCCGGTATTTTTAATTCTAATGGCCAAAATGCAAATGCTGCAAAATCCATGAAGAATGCCTAAAACTTTAGGCATTCTTTAATTTTGTAAAAACTTTATTGTGTTCTTATGCTCATTGATTTTCATCTAAGTCcataatttatatttataatttgTCCCCTAACTCTTACATAATTATGCTAGGGCGTCAACATTTGCAAAAAAATGgatataatttttcttttttgagtcCTGGCCTTTCTTTATGATGTTAATCTGTATTTTGGTGAATTAATTCTGACTTTTCAGGTATAAATTGGGGTTTAAGTAAATTTGTTTGGGATCCGATTTAATTTAAGTCTACTCGCAAGTTTCCCAAGCTGAATCCACAAATTCTCTACTCTTTGTAAACAGATTCATATCTGTTTCAActtttttttcaagtttataTCGTAGATTGAAatttgttgtttgatttacgttGTGCCCTAAATTAAACcccagggaaaaaaaaagcaaaaaatgaacaaaaatgaaaatttggaatATCCAAATTAAAAAGAACGGTCTAATTGAGAAACAAAATGGaaaagataaaagacaaaaaggaaaaggtaAGAAACAAAAAGATGAAGAATCAAGTGAAAAACATGGGCATAGCAGAATACTTAAACTTGAAGGCAAAAACCTTGGAACGTGATGCTTACGAGGCTGAGCagcgcctttttttttttggacttgGTGTCCCCAGCCGTGTCCAGTCAATATGGATGGGGACAGggttattaaacaaaaaaaggtGGGCCGCTTAGTGCACTGAACTTATTGCAGAGGGGTTGAGGGCTCTGACAATTTATTCGACTCAGCACGGCAGGTATAGAATCAGAAATAGAGTCTGTCAGGCGTACatttgtgtgaagtttttttttttttttttacatataatCTTAGAAATTagccatgaatagatgggtataagtatcttaaatttttgtatatgggtataaatgggttatccaataatacccatttaataaatggatattattgggtaaccaatcaaacccaattaactcatttagaattctcttccccTAAGTCTCTTCTcttcccccacccatttttttcagattttttattttgtcatgatgttaactacttttgtttcattattattattatttgttggttttatcttattattttattttctcttaatttgttaacttgctcattttttaaCACTACaaatttatgataagttttagcctcttttcttatttttctaaaatgaaaatttcaatttatatatgaaaaaaatgttaggggttcaaaatttttagaTTAAGTTTTTagattaacttttatagtacttagttcaaaattttatattcttattattcaattattaaataatatgtaattttgcgacatagagtataaatggaaaaaaattggtaattaggcttattgagcattataagtaaatatttaaaactaatgatgggtacaaagagcggtataaattgataacttagtttgtaaaaatgaatttaaatgagtttacaaaaagttaaaataaatgggttataaatgggtaattgggttacccaattcattttttgacttacccatttatacccatctaattaaatgggtataaatgagttgactcacttatacccattacccattttacccaacccaaacccgcccaagtcacccattttgacacctctacaTGTAATGCAGTACTAGAAACAAAATTCTGGGGCTTAATAgcaaaactaaggaaaatgtGGTGTTGatcaattacaaaaccaagGGAAAGCAATTAATTACTCCCATACTTTTAAGTTTCAACAATGGCCCCGGCCCCATTTATTGGTGAAGAAGGGTAGAACTACTGTGAAGACAATAGCCAGAGTTCCTACTTTTCCTGCTAAGATGTTTTCAAATGCAATCCCACCATTTAAATTAGCAAGAAATTAATTCATTGTGAGCAATGTCACATTCCCTTATTCTCTCAAGTAGTAGAAGTGAATTTCAAAATACCAGGAACTTGGAGGTGGTTGAGGAGGAAGAGGAACCCCTGGCTGAACATTGCTGTAAACAACTAGTGAGTTCCTCGATGCAACAAATATAAAGGCAATCAAACAAACAATTGCAAAACCATCTTTCAGCACTCAATAATAACGAGCATACGATCATCAGCGAAATTAAAACCTGCGCATGCACACAAAATTAATCACATGCTAATACCAACCTCTTAGATTTGTTTTGATCATATGGCGACAATAGTTGGTTTTTCCGGAAGCAGCAAGATGAAGCCTTGTTCTTAATTTGCTGTGGGCAGAAGAAGTAAGAAAGGTGCAGCATAGGAGAGGTTACGAGCCCTGAAGTACTCGTGACTAATGGAAGAACTGTAGGTGACAAGGGATTTTGCCATCGACacaaacaatatatcaaaataCACTATTGAATATTGagataaaaactaaaaaggCTTGTCTAAATTTCCGCAATTAAGAGGAAAGAACACTTCTTGCTGCAAACGGGGAATCCCGCGAAAGAGATCTAAATCTGTGGCCATGTTCTTGCCCCCTGCATGTTTGACTAATTTGTACCGCAAGGAACTACATGGGTTAGTTGATGGCAATTCCAACATAAGTCGGTTTAGTTTATAAAAACGAATCACTTTCTCACAAAAAATAGTGTTCTAATGTGAGGGCTGTTTTAGTTGGTGATTCGAATCCACTACCGATGTAATAGCTGTATTGATAGGCGATCTGTAAGAATTTCTGTAAGCGATCGTAGTGGTGACCCGTCTGAACTCTGCCAAACTTTtttatgccaaaaaaaaaaaaagataaggtTGACGGTAAcattttataatttaaatacaTATGGGTAGAAAAGCTTGTTGGCTTAATTAATTGCTATCAATTAACAACTAATTCATCAACATGGATTGGAGGAAATGGAGTATGGTGTCATGCATTGATCGGAGAGATGCAGATGGTGTGTATAAAAGTGCACGGCACCTCAAACATTTTATTTATGTATTCATGTCTAGGGTCACTGACACCTTTAAGTATCAACTAATTATAATTATGTACAAGTTTGGTTTTATATTTTACTCCAGGTAAATTCACACTTGCCCTAAACTAGGTGCTGCCCACCGATCGAACATTGGCAGTCAAGTTTATGCATATGCATGGTCAAGACTCTCCAACCTATTGCAGTGTCTTttccttttatgtttttaatTTGCAACATAAGTAGCTTTTTCTCACTAGATTAATTCCACTAAAGTCTATgacacaaaaaaacaaaaatctatAGGACGACTTTTTGATATTAAATCTTGGCATTGGAGTAATTGGACCACTCTCATATCTTGTCAAAGCTTGTGAAGAATTCCACTTTCCAAGTGCTTGTCAATTTGCAGCAATGCTTTATAAATAACAGGTTAGTTATGCCTTGCAACACTtagttgtttggattgcattttccgtcatttttcatgaaaaaattactgtagcgatttgatatatatgagggAAAACcgtgatagggaaatgtgatcacgaaaaacgacaatattttccgacggaaacaagcaatccaaacaaggcctaaagAACATGGTATATATAAACAACAGGTTTGGTACAAGAATTTCTAGTGCCAAAAGAACTAACAAATCGACTAACAAACATGAATTATCTCAAGGATAGAGTGACATAACTAGATCTTATTATTATTAATGAGCTAAAAAAGAAGACTTTACTGACAAAGTAGTGAATGACTTTACAGACAAAATGTTACAACATGCATGTCCGGCCCACTGCGCAGTTGAGGAATCTGTCTACTTTTGATCATTTGCTGCTGCTTTCACAGTGCCTTTTGATCCATTTGTGAGCATAGATTCCACTTGCTCATCCACTTCCTCAACCTGAGTTATCGATTTCATTGAGAAAAATTTGTATGCAAACTTCAATGTTTATagcaaaattaaaaaaataataataataaagaaaaaggacaaaaaaaaaaaacaaatgctaCAGAAAATCGAACTAAAGATAATAGAGCTGTCCTAATAGTTACATATCAGTATCTCACTAGAAatttagataagaaaaaaaaaaaaggtattatGATTAGGTCTGAGGGAGAAGCTATTAAAGCATTAATAACGGTAACCATGTAAAAGAGCCAAAAGTAACTTTAGAAGACAGATATTGAGACACATGAAGTCTTAAAAATAAGTTGGGAGATCTTCTAATTGtgacaaaagtcaaaagagtTTAGCTAATTTATCCCCATTTGTAGTTAAAAGAATTTCCATCATTGATCATTTCCAAAGAGAAATTACACTAGTTCCACAACTTATTTTTATCTGATCTTCAGATCTGTAGTACCCATTCAACTTATTTTTATCTGATCTTCAGATCTATAGTATCCGTTCTTCAGATCTGATCTTTTATATCTGTGTATGTTTGATGAGGGAAGTTTTGCCATTAGTACAGATTTCAATAAAATTATGATTGatgatttatcaaaaaaaaattattaagtaCTTTCCACAATTCATTCAAAACATTTGCGTCCACAGATAGGTACTCCCTCGGCCTAAAATTGAGTACCCACCTTTTGTTAATGGGATGTAAACCAAAAAGTCAATAACAAAGATAGCTTTGAAAATTTGAACGGAAATAGAAGATAACCTATTCCCTCAATTGAGTACTGTTATTTAGCAAGTAAACTATACAGGACTCTGAACATAATCAGAGGAGTAAAAGAATGGCATCAAGACAAACCTTGTCCATGAAATCTTGAGCCAGTTGAGCATCCTTTTCCGTTTCTTTGGCAGCATTTTCAACAAAAGCAACAACTTGCTTGAGTTTACTGCCTTCTGGGAGCTTCTCGGCAAAATCCTCCGCCATCTTCTCCACGTCCTCCGCCACGTTTTCCACGGATTCTGCCATTTTCTCCACCGTCTCAGCCACGGTATCCACTTCCTCTGTGCAATATTAAACCATTAAGAGTCATAATCCATCAAGCCCGCCCCCCCCAATCTTTCACTCTAtatcctttttatttattttttacgtGGTAACACTCTGATCCTTACTGGTCAACGTTAACAATCTTTGGGCAGCCACGGGTACTAATGCCACCAAGCCTAGTAGCCAAGTCCTGCAAATTAAAGATTTCTGATCTTAATTAGTTGTTTGCAAAACTTTAATAATACAAACAAAAGTATACTCTAACAAATTTACCAAGAATTTAGTTTCACATACCAAGAATGTTCTGTAGGGGGCCAAAAGTTTTCTGTAAGGGGCCAAAATGGAAAGATCCCGCCTGCTTCTGGGGGAGTGCAGTAGACGGCAAAGTCCCTGCGTGGCCGAAACAGTTCCAAATGTTAGCAACAT
It contains:
- the LOC113749101 gene encoding uncharacterized protein LOC113749101 produces the protein MASSSVLYTNFFTGLLDIKSCKRSRSSIFQHPLSKHEVPRSLPKNGSLQYLGTSLEIAPINRRSNKDFAVYCTPPEAGGIFPFWPLTENFWPPTEHSWTWLLGLVALVPVAAQRLLTLTKEVDTVAETVEKMAESVENVAEDVEKMAEDFAEKLPEGSKLKQVVAFVENAAKETEKDAQLAQDFMDKVEEVDEQVESMLTNGSKGTVKAAANDQK